One Alligator mississippiensis isolate rAllMis1 chromosome 16, rAllMis1, whole genome shotgun sequence genomic region harbors:
- the ARCN1 gene encoding coatomer subunit delta isoform X2 yields MVLLAAAVCTKAGKAIVSRQFVEMTRTRIEGLLAAFPKLMNTGKQHTFVETESVRYVYQPMEKLYMVLITTKNSNILEDLETLRLFSRVIPEYCRALEENEISEHCFDLIFAFDEIVALGYRENVNLAQIRTFTEMDSHEEKVFRAVRETQEREAKAEMRRKAKELQQARRDAERQGKKAPGFGGFGSSAVSGGTTAAMITETIIETEKPKVAPAPARPTGPSKALKLGAKGKEVDNFVDKLKSEGENIMTSSVGKRSTEAAKVAPPINVESVHMKIEEKISLTCGRDGGLQNMELHGMIMLRILEEKFARIRLHVENEDKRGVQLQTHPNVDKKLFTAESQIGLKNPEKSFPINSDVGVLKWRLQTTEESFIPLTINCWPSESGNGCDVNIEYELQEESLELNDVVITIPLPSGVGAPVIGDIDGEYRHDSRRNLLEWCLPVIDAKNKSGSLEFSIAGQPNDFFPVQVSFISKKNYCNIQVTKVTQVDGNSPVRFSTETTFLVDKYEIL; encoded by the exons ATG GTGCTgttggcagcagctgtttgcacaaAGGCAGGGAAGGCCATTGTCTCGAGGCAGTTCGTGGAGATGACTCGAACCCGCATCGAGGGGCTGCTGGCAGCCTTCCCCAAGCTCATGAACACGGGGAAGCAGCACACATTTGTGGAAACAGAGAGCGTGCGCTATGTGTATCAGCCAATGGAGAAGTTGTACATGGTTCTGATCACCACCAAGAACAGCAACATCCTAGAGGACCTAGAAACACTCCGGCTCTTCTCCAGAGTG ATCCCTGAGTACTGCCGGGCTCTGGAGGAGAATGAGATCTCTGAGCACTGCTTTGACCTGATTTTTGCCTTTGATGAGATTGTTGCCCTCGGGTACCGCGAGAACGTGAACCTGGCACAAATTCGGACTTTCACAGAAATGGATTCGCATGAAGAAAAGGTGTTCCGAGCAGTCAGAGAG ACCCAAGAGCGTGAGGCAAAGGCTGAGATGCGTCGTAAAGCCAAGGAGCTGCAGCAGGCCCGAAGAGATGCAGAGAGACAAGGCAAAAAAGCACCGGGCTTTGGTGGGTTTGGCAGCTCGGCTGTGTCGGGGGGCACAACTGCGGCCATGATCACGGAGACCATTATTGAAACAGAAAAGCCCAAGGTGGCACCGGCTCCAGCCAg GCCGACAGGTCCCAGCAAGGCTTTGAAGCTCGGAGCTAAAGGGAAGGAGGTGGACAACTTTGTGGACAAATTGAAATCAGAAGGAGAAAATATCATGACCTCCTCGGTTGGCAAACGTTCTACAGAGGCAGCTAAAGTTGCTCCACCAATTAATGTTGAGAG TGTGCATATGAAAATTGAGGAGAAAATCTCGCTGACCTGTGGCCGTGATGGCGGGTTACAAAACATGGAGCTGCATGGCATGATCATGCTGAGGATCTTGGAAGAAAAGTTTGCACGGATTCGCCTTCATGTAGAAAATGAAGACAAGAGGGGGGTTCAGCTacag ACCCACCCGAACGTGGACAAGAAACTGTTTACTGCAGAATCACAGATTGGTTTGAAGAACCCTGAGAAATCGTTCCCTATTAACAGTGATGTTGGCGTGCTGAAATGGCGGTTGCAGACCACAGAAGAGTCTTTCATTCCATTAACAA TTAACTGCTGGCCGTCAGAGAGTGGGAATGGTTGTGATGTTAACATTGAATATGAACTACAAGAGGAGAGCCTAGAACTGAATGATGTGGTCATCACAATCCCATTGCC GTCCGGTGTTGGTGCCCCTGTAATTGGGGACATTGACGGAGAGTATCGCCATGACAGCCGGAGGAATCTCCTCGAGTGGTGCCTGCCAGTGATAGATGCCAAAAACAAAAGCGGCAGCCTGGAGTTCAGCATAGCTGGGCAGCCCAATGACTTTTTCCCAGTGCAAGTTTCCTTCATCTCAAAAAAGAATTACTGCAACATCCAG GTTACCAAAGTGACCCAGGTAGATGGGAACAGCCCTGTGAGGTTTTCCACTGAGACCACCTTTTTGGTGGACAAATATGAAATCCTGTAA
- the ARCN1 gene encoding coatomer subunit delta isoform X1, with translation MCLLPGTSNPSPVHLFRQVLLAAAVCTKAGKAIVSRQFVEMTRTRIEGLLAAFPKLMNTGKQHTFVETESVRYVYQPMEKLYMVLITTKNSNILEDLETLRLFSRVIPEYCRALEENEISEHCFDLIFAFDEIVALGYRENVNLAQIRTFTEMDSHEEKVFRAVRETQEREAKAEMRRKAKELQQARRDAERQGKKAPGFGGFGSSAVSGGTTAAMITETIIETEKPKVAPAPARPTGPSKALKLGAKGKEVDNFVDKLKSEGENIMTSSVGKRSTEAAKVAPPINVESVHMKIEEKISLTCGRDGGLQNMELHGMIMLRILEEKFARIRLHVENEDKRGVQLQTHPNVDKKLFTAESQIGLKNPEKSFPINSDVGVLKWRLQTTEESFIPLTINCWPSESGNGCDVNIEYELQEESLELNDVVITIPLPSGVGAPVIGDIDGEYRHDSRRNLLEWCLPVIDAKNKSGSLEFSIAGQPNDFFPVQVSFISKKNYCNIQVTKVTQVDGNSPVRFSTETTFLVDKYEIL, from the exons ATGTGTCTGTTACCTGGCACAAGTAATCCATCACCTGTCCACCTCTTCCGTCAG GTGCTgttggcagcagctgtttgcacaaAGGCAGGGAAGGCCATTGTCTCGAGGCAGTTCGTGGAGATGACTCGAACCCGCATCGAGGGGCTGCTGGCAGCCTTCCCCAAGCTCATGAACACGGGGAAGCAGCACACATTTGTGGAAACAGAGAGCGTGCGCTATGTGTATCAGCCAATGGAGAAGTTGTACATGGTTCTGATCACCACCAAGAACAGCAACATCCTAGAGGACCTAGAAACACTCCGGCTCTTCTCCAGAGTG ATCCCTGAGTACTGCCGGGCTCTGGAGGAGAATGAGATCTCTGAGCACTGCTTTGACCTGATTTTTGCCTTTGATGAGATTGTTGCCCTCGGGTACCGCGAGAACGTGAACCTGGCACAAATTCGGACTTTCACAGAAATGGATTCGCATGAAGAAAAGGTGTTCCGAGCAGTCAGAGAG ACCCAAGAGCGTGAGGCAAAGGCTGAGATGCGTCGTAAAGCCAAGGAGCTGCAGCAGGCCCGAAGAGATGCAGAGAGACAAGGCAAAAAAGCACCGGGCTTTGGTGGGTTTGGCAGCTCGGCTGTGTCGGGGGGCACAACTGCGGCCATGATCACGGAGACCATTATTGAAACAGAAAAGCCCAAGGTGGCACCGGCTCCAGCCAg GCCGACAGGTCCCAGCAAGGCTTTGAAGCTCGGAGCTAAAGGGAAGGAGGTGGACAACTTTGTGGACAAATTGAAATCAGAAGGAGAAAATATCATGACCTCCTCGGTTGGCAAACGTTCTACAGAGGCAGCTAAAGTTGCTCCACCAATTAATGTTGAGAG TGTGCATATGAAAATTGAGGAGAAAATCTCGCTGACCTGTGGCCGTGATGGCGGGTTACAAAACATGGAGCTGCATGGCATGATCATGCTGAGGATCTTGGAAGAAAAGTTTGCACGGATTCGCCTTCATGTAGAAAATGAAGACAAGAGGGGGGTTCAGCTacag ACCCACCCGAACGTGGACAAGAAACTGTTTACTGCAGAATCACAGATTGGTTTGAAGAACCCTGAGAAATCGTTCCCTATTAACAGTGATGTTGGCGTGCTGAAATGGCGGTTGCAGACCACAGAAGAGTCTTTCATTCCATTAACAA TTAACTGCTGGCCGTCAGAGAGTGGGAATGGTTGTGATGTTAACATTGAATATGAACTACAAGAGGAGAGCCTAGAACTGAATGATGTGGTCATCACAATCCCATTGCC GTCCGGTGTTGGTGCCCCTGTAATTGGGGACATTGACGGAGAGTATCGCCATGACAGCCGGAGGAATCTCCTCGAGTGGTGCCTGCCAGTGATAGATGCCAAAAACAAAAGCGGCAGCCTGGAGTTCAGCATAGCTGGGCAGCCCAATGACTTTTTCCCAGTGCAAGTTTCCTTCATCTCAAAAAAGAATTACTGCAACATCCAG GTTACCAAAGTGACCCAGGTAGATGGGAACAGCCCTGTGAGGTTTTCCACTGAGACCACCTTTTTGGTGGACAAATATGAAATCCTGTAA